One Gloeocapsa sp. DLM2.Bin57 genomic window, TCCCAAGATGGTTTCAGAAGTTTTGCAGGTGGAGTGTCTTTTGTTGATGGACAATATCAAGAGATTATTTGTGGTACTAGCGTACCTAGTCAGGAAATTAATCCACCAGAACTAAATAATAACCAATTAACCTGTGGTGAAGGATCTGTAGAAATTAATCCTTAACTTTAGGTGCCAAAGCCATGCAATCTTTATCTCGAACCGAAGCTATGATAATAGCAAATAATCAAACTCATAACCAGGCTAAGGATTAACTAATAATGATTTCTACCTCCACTCCATTAGAAATAGTCTGGTCTAAACTACCAGAAGATTATGTTCTTCCTAATGAACCAGTGGATAATATCAATCAACCTTCTTTAGCGGCAGCTTTAACAGAAAGTTTACAATTAGCAGGATGGTTATCCGAAACAGCTATAACCGCCACTAACTATGGTATTTGCGCCACAGTCAACGGTAAAATTGTGGTTAAAGCACCGCATTGGATGTATGTACCAGAGATTAAAGTAGATAGGAGTGAAATAGTCAGAAGTTACACGCCCAATCTACAAGGAGAAAAACCCTTACTGGTATTGGAGTTTTTATCCGACACAGAGGGAGGGGAATTTTCTGCCAAACAAACCTATCCACCGGGGAAATTTTTCTATTACGAAAAAATCGTACAAGTACCCAATTACGGGGTATTTGACCCCAATAGTGGCAATTTAGAAGTTTATAAGCTGACAGGATCTGGAAACTATGAATTAGAAAAACCCCAGACTGAAAATCGCTGTTGGATCGCCCAAATGGGATTATACTTGGGAGTATGGCAAGGAACGAGAGAAAACCGTCAGGGATACTGGCTACGTTGGTGGGATGACCAGAATAATATGTTATTATGGGGTTCGCAAATAATTGCCCAAGAGCGTCAAAAATCGGAAAAGTTAGCAGCTAAATTGCGCGAATTGGGTATTGATCCTGAATTGATTTAACTTTGAGAGAGACGTTTAACCGAACTTCCCCCAAGTAATTGATCTGCTTGAGCTAGGATAGCAGGTATTTTACTAGCGTGAGGACTTTGGGAGAGACAATCGGTTAAATCAAGTTGCCCTATGTTATTAGCTTTAGCACCAGGAAACCAGTGACTAGCATTACCAAGGAGATTATAACGCATTTTGCCATAGTCAACTAAATCGTAGGCGATCGCCAGATTATAAAGCCAGAGAATGACAGGAATATTAACGCCTCCTGGGGTAGCTTCAGGGGTAGGTAACCCTTGATGCCAAGTTTCATACCAATCTTTACCAAGACGGGCGATCGCTTCGGTTTCTAAACGTTGGAGAATAGGGTTAAGAATTGCTTGTGCGTCATCTAAAAGAGGGATAGTTTTCAGGTGTTCCTCAAAATCTGTAGGTTTAGCTGCACCTAAACTGAGGGTATGTACTTCAGGATGAGAGAGACAAA contains:
- a CDS encoding Uma2 family endonuclease, which gives rise to MISTSTPLEIVWSKLPEDYVLPNEPVDNINQPSLAAALTESLQLAGWLSETAITATNYGICATVNGKIVVKAPHWMYVPEIKVDRSEIVRSYTPNLQGEKPLLVLEFLSDTEGGEFSAKQTYPPGKFFYYEKIVQVPNYGVFDPNSGNLEVYKLTGSGNYELEKPQTENRCWIAQMGLYLGVWQGTRENRQGYWLRWWDDQNNMLLWGSQIIAQERQKSEKLAAKLRELGIDPELI